A single genomic interval of Methylophilales bacterium MBRSF5 harbors:
- the rplX gene encoding 50S ribosomal protein L24 (assembly initiator protein; binds to 5' end of 23S rRNA and nucleates assembly of the 50S; surrounds polypeptide exit tunnel) — MNKIRKGDKVFINTGKDKGKDGIVSSILANGKVLVEGINMVKKHVSPNPNLGIQGGIVSQERPLDISNVAIFNSKTNKADKVVFKTLKDGKKIRVFKSNDEAIDL; from the coding sequence GTGAATAAGATTCGTAAAGGCGATAAAGTCTTCATCAATACAGGCAAAGATAAAGGGAAAGATGGTATTGTTTCTTCAATTCTTGCGAATGGTAAGGTTTTGGTAGAAGGCATCAATATGGTGAAAAAACACGTTTCTCCAAATCCAAATTTAGGTATTCAAGGTGGTATTGTTAGTCAAGAACGTCCACTCGACATCTCGAACGTTGCAATTTTTAATAGCAAGACTAATAAGGCCGATAAGGTTGTTTTTAAAACTCTGAAGGATGGTAAGAAAATCAGGGTATTTAAATCAAACGATGAAGCGATTGACTTATAA
- a CDS encoding 50S ribosomal protein L5 — protein sequence MARLKKYYEETVVKQLMEQFNYKSVMEVPRIEKITLNMGVGEAVADKKVMENAVSDLEKIAGQKPLVTKAKKSIAGFKIRDDYPVGCKVTLRKNNMYTFLDRLISIAIPRIRDFRGISAKSFDGRGNYNMGIKEQIIFPEIEYDKIDALRGMNITITTSAKTDDEAKGLLSAFSFPFRG from the coding sequence ATGGCTCGTTTAAAAAAATATTATGAAGAAACAGTTGTAAAGCAATTAATGGAGCAATTTAATTACAAATCAGTAATGGAAGTTCCAAGAATTGAAAAAATTACACTTAATATGGGTGTAGGTGAGGCTGTAGCTGACAAAAAAGTAATGGAAAATGCGGTAAGTGATTTAGAGAAAATCGCTGGTCAAAAGCCATTAGTTACTAAAGCAAAAAAATCAATTGCTGGATTTAAGATTCGAGATGACTATCCTGTTGGTTGTAAGGTAACACTCCGTAAAAATAACATGTATACATTTTTAGATCGCCTCATTTCAATAGCTATTCCACGAATTAGAGACTTCAGAGGAATATCTGCCAAGTCTTTTGATGGCAGAGGCAATTACAACATGGGTATTAAAGAGCAAATCATTTTTCCTGAAATTGAATACGATAAGATCGATGCTTTAAGAGGAATGAATATCACTATAACAACTTCAGCTAAAACTGACGATGAAGCCAAAGGTTTATTATCAGCATTTAGTTTTCCATTTAGAGGGTAA
- the rpsN gene encoding 30S ribosomal protein S14 (located in the peptidyl transferase center and involved in assembly of 30S ribosome subunit; similar to what is observed with proteins L31 and L33, some proteins in this family contain CXXC motifs that are involved in zinc binding; if two copies are present in a genome, then the duplicated copy appears to have lost the zinc-binding motif and is instead regulated by zinc; the Legionella proteins appear to contain the zinc-binding motif), which produces MAKKCMTEREIKRRKMVDKFKTKRAELNEIIKSSKSTSEQKNEARAKLAALPKNSSPVRLRNRCALTGRPRGTFRKFGIARGKLRDLMMAGEVPGVIKASW; this is translated from the coding sequence ATGGCTAAAAAATGTATGACAGAACGTGAAATCAAGCGCCGCAAGATGGTTGATAAATTTAAGACTAAGCGCGCTGAATTAAATGAAATTATTAAGAGCTCTAAATCTACAAGTGAGCAAAAAAATGAGGCAAGAGCTAAATTAGCAGCACTGCCAAAAAATTCTAGCCCAGTGAGATTAAGAAATAGATGTGCTTTAACTGGAAGACCACGTGGCACATTTAGAAAGTTTGGAATTGCTCGTGGAAAACTAAGAGATTTAATGATGGCAGGCGAAGTACCTGGCGTTATTAAAGCGAGTTGGTAG
- a CDS encoding 30S ribosomal protein S8, with product MSMHDPIADMLTRIRNGQMTNKVHVSMPASKLKKSIAEVLKDEGYIEDYSTSENNGKPTLTVELKYYAGRPVIEKIERISKPGLRIYKGAENLPKVMNGLGVAIVTTSKGVMTDIKARSAGIGGEILCYVS from the coding sequence ATGAGTATGCATGACCCTATAGCAGATATGTTGACAAGAATTAGAAACGGACAGATGACTAACAAAGTCCACGTTTCCATGCCAGCATCAAAATTAAAAAAATCGATTGCCGAAGTGCTTAAAGACGAAGGCTATATTGAAGACTACAGCACTAGTGAAAATAATGGCAAACCAACATTGACTGTTGAGTTGAAATATTATGCTGGACGACCAGTAATCGAAAAAATCGAGAGAATCAGTAAACCTGGTTTGAGAATTTATAAAGGGGCCGAAAACCTTCCGAAAGTTATGAACGGTTTGGGTGTTGCTATTGTAACTACCTCTAAAGGCGTAATGACTGATATTAAAGCAAGATCTGCCGGTATTGGTGGCGAGATCCTTTGCTACGTTTCATAA
- a CDS encoding 50S ribosomal protein L6: MSRVANMPVNIPEKVEVVISQDNVQVKGPLGELNQSLTGDVKINKEDNVLTFQVNNESKFAKSMSGTLRALVNNMVTGVSAGFEKKLTLIGVGYKAQVQGNKVNLDLGFSHPITHDLPEGITAQAASPTELVIKGSNKQVVGQVAAEIRGYRPPEPYKGKGVRYADERIVMKEAKKQ; the protein is encoded by the coding sequence ATGTCTAGAGTAGCGAATATGCCAGTTAACATTCCTGAAAAGGTTGAAGTTGTCATCTCTCAAGATAACGTTCAAGTTAAAGGACCTTTAGGAGAGTTAAATCAGTCACTAACAGGTGATGTAAAAATCAACAAAGAAGATAATGTTCTTACTTTTCAAGTTAATAATGAATCAAAGTTTGCAAAATCAATGTCTGGCACTTTGAGAGCATTGGTAAATAATATGGTCACTGGTGTATCGGCTGGCTTTGAAAAGAAACTTACATTAATCGGTGTTGGATACAAAGCCCAAGTTCAAGGCAATAAAGTCAATTTGGATTTAGGATTTTCACATCCAATCACTCATGATCTTCCTGAAGGCATTACTGCGCAGGCGGCATCACCAACAGAACTTGTTATCAAGGGTTCTAACAAGCAAGTTGTTGGTCAAGTTGCGGCTGAGATTAGAGGCTACAGACCACCAGAGCCTTATAAAGGCAAAGGTGTCCGTTACGCTGATGAGCGCATTGTCATGAAAGAAGCTAAGAAACAATAA
- a CDS encoding 50S ribosomal protein L18, which produces MVNKEQSRIRRSRKTRAKIAELGRTRLTVYRSNLNIYAQVIDGATNKVLASASTVEADMRKKLKKRSDIAAAAEIGKRIAEKAKKAGVEDVAFDRSGYRYHGRIKALADAARENGLKF; this is translated from the coding sequence ATGGTTAATAAAGAACAATCAAGAATCAGAAGATCAAGGAAGACAAGAGCTAAGATTGCTGAGCTAGGTCGCACAAGGTTGACCGTTTATCGATCAAATTTAAATATTTATGCTCAAGTTATAGATGGCGCAACAAACAAAGTTCTTGCTAGCGCATCTACTGTTGAAGCTGACATGAGAAAAAAACTAAAAAAGAGAAGCGATATTGCTGCTGCAGCTGAGATTGGAAAAAGAATTGCTGAGAAAGCTAAAAAAGCAGGCGTTGAAGATGTTGCTTTCGATCGCTCCGGGTACAGATATCACGGAAGAATAAAGGCTCTTGCTGATGCAGCTAGAGAAAACGGACTTAAATTCTAA
- a CDS encoding 30S ribosomal protein S5 gives MAQDQGLQQQTDGLKEKMITVNRVTKVVKGGRIMSFAALTVVGDGDGSIGMGKGKAREVPLAVQKAMEEAKRGMLKVSLTKTGTLQHAVIGKHGAAKVLIQPATEGTGIIAGGAMRAIFEVMGMHNVTAKSFGSSNPYNIVRATLNGLANMNTPAEIAAKRGKTVEEIRG, from the coding sequence ATGGCTCAAGATCAAGGATTACAACAACAAACAGACGGTCTTAAAGAAAAGATGATCACAGTTAATCGTGTCACCAAAGTTGTTAAGGGTGGTCGTATTATGAGTTTTGCCGCATTAACAGTTGTTGGTGACGGTGATGGATCAATCGGAATGGGTAAGGGTAAAGCGCGAGAGGTACCCCTAGCAGTCCAAAAAGCAATGGAAGAAGCGAAAAGAGGTATGTTAAAAGTTAGCCTTACCAAAACAGGCACACTCCAGCATGCTGTCATCGGTAAACATGGTGCTGCTAAAGTTTTGATCCAACCAGCTACTGAAGGTACAGGAATAATTGCGGGCGGTGCTATGCGAGCAATTTTTGAAGTGATGGGAATGCATAACGTTACTGCAAAAAGCTTTGGGTCATCAAACCCATATAATATTGTTCGAGCAACACTTAACGGTTTAGCAAATATGAATACGCCAGCTGAGATTGCAGCTAAGCGTGGAAAAACAGTAGAAGAAATTAGAGGTTGA
- the rpmD gene encoding 50S ribosomal protein L30 (L30 binds domain II of the 23S rRNA and the 5S rRNA; similar to eukaryotic protein L7) translates to MAKDKTIKVTQVKSTIGAGKKHIATIKGLGLRKINHTVELVDSPEVRGMINSVNYLLRVEN, encoded by the coding sequence ATGGCTAAAGATAAAACAATCAAAGTAACGCAAGTTAAAAGCACTATTGGTGCAGGCAAAAAACATATTGCCACCATCAAAGGTTTAGGCTTGAGAAAAATCAATCATACTGTTGAATTAGTTGATAGCCCTGAAGTAAGAGGCATGATTAATTCAGTCAATTATTTATTAAGAGTAGAGAATTAA
- a CDS encoding 50S ribosomal protein L15, with protein sequence MKLNTLKPSEGSNPSAKRVGRGIGSGFGKTAGRGHKGQKSRAGGSVAVGFEGGQMPIQRRLPKRGFKSLQKDYKDQIRTSELNKLPAGKIDLLTLKKENLVSELALSVKIFLSGEVKNKYTISGLGVTKGAKEAIEAVGGKIES encoded by the coding sequence ATGAAACTTAATACACTTAAACCATCAGAAGGATCAAATCCATCAGCTAAAAGAGTTGGAAGAGGTATTGGCTCTGGGTTTGGTAAAACAGCAGGTCGTGGCCATAAAGGTCAAAAGTCTAGAGCTGGAGGTTCCGTAGCTGTAGGTTTTGAAGGTGGTCAAATGCCAATTCAAAGAAGACTTCCTAAAAGAGGTTTCAAGTCTTTACAAAAAGATTATAAGGATCAAATCCGAACATCAGAGTTAAATAAATTACCTGCTGGAAAAATTGATTTATTAACTCTTAAAAAAGAAAACCTCGTATCTGAGTTAGCTTTGTCAGTAAAAATATTTTTATCCGGTGAAGTTAAAAATAAATATACCATTTCTGGTTTGGGTGTTACTAAGGGAGCTAAAGAAGCAATCGAGGCTGTTGGCGGGAAAATAGAATCATAA
- the secY gene encoding preprotein translocase subunit SecY (forms heterotrimeric complex in the membrane; in bacteria the complex consists of SecY which forms the channel pore and SecE and SecG; the SecG subunit is not essential; in bacteria translocation is driven via the SecA ATPase), protein MAQNPLNFSGMTELKSRILFLLGALVVFRLGAHIPVPGIDPLELKKLFDSQSGGILGMFNMFSGGALSRFTVFALGIMPYISASIIMNLLQAMSPTLKELKKEGKSGQEKIAKYTIQGTLVLAAFQSLGISVALEAQPGLVLDPGFMFRITAILTLVTGTMFLVWLGTQITSRGIGNGISMIIFAGIVAGLPSALGNTLELARTGAYSIPLVFFLIAAVVLVTAIVVFIERAQRRITINYAKRQVGNKLYGGQSSHLPLKINQAGVIPAIFASSVILFPATIAGWFGSSESLFWLKDISALLSPGQPIYIFLFAVAIVFFCYFYTALQFNPKETAENLKRAGAFVPGIRPGEQTAKFIDTIMGRLTLVGAIYITLVCLFPEFLILKFNTPFYFGGTSLLIIVVVAMDFMTQVQSQMMSYQYDSLLKKANFRGQQGMIR, encoded by the coding sequence ATGGCACAAAATCCTTTAAATTTTAGTGGTATGACAGAGTTGAAAAGTAGAATTTTATTTCTATTAGGTGCTCTTGTTGTGTTTCGTCTTGGAGCACACATCCCTGTACCAGGTATTGATCCACTAGAATTGAAGAAATTGTTTGACAGTCAAAGTGGCGGCATTTTAGGCATGTTTAATATGTTTTCTGGTGGAGCACTCAGTAGATTTACTGTATTTGCACTTGGAATCATGCCATATATTTCAGCTTCAATCATCATGAACCTTCTGCAAGCAATGTCTCCTACATTAAAAGAATTAAAAAAAGAAGGAAAATCTGGTCAAGAGAAAATTGCTAAATACACAATACAAGGGACGTTAGTTCTTGCTGCATTTCAATCACTTGGTATTTCTGTAGCTCTTGAAGCGCAGCCAGGTTTGGTTCTTGATCCAGGTTTTATGTTTCGTATCACTGCAATATTGACTTTAGTTACTGGAACAATGTTTTTAGTATGGCTTGGAACTCAGATTACATCACGTGGAATCGGTAATGGCATTTCTATGATTATCTTTGCTGGTATTGTTGCAGGACTTCCAAGTGCTCTTGGAAACACCTTAGAGCTTGCTAGAACTGGCGCATACTCCATTCCATTAGTCTTTTTCTTAATTGCTGCAGTAGTGCTTGTAACTGCAATAGTGGTTTTTATTGAAAGAGCCCAGCGAAGAATCACTATTAACTATGCAAAAAGACAAGTTGGTAACAAATTATATGGTGGCCAGTCTTCACATTTGCCTCTTAAGATAAATCAAGCCGGAGTTATTCCCGCAATCTTTGCATCAAGTGTAATTCTTTTCCCCGCTACTATTGCTGGGTGGTTTGGATCAAGTGAAAGCCTCTTTTGGTTGAAAGACATTTCGGCATTATTATCACCAGGTCAACCAATTTATATTTTTCTTTTTGCAGTTGCTATTGTCTTTTTCTGCTACTTTTACACTGCTCTACAATTTAACCCCAAGGAAACTGCTGAGAATCTTAAAAGAGCTGGTGCCTTTGTTCCTGGTATTAGACCAGGTGAGCAAACAGCAAAATTTATAGATACCATCATGGGTAGATTGACTTTAGTCGGTGCAATTTATATTACTTTAGTTTGTTTGTTTCCAGAGTTTTTAATTTTAAAATTTAACACACCCTTCTATTTTGGGGGAACATCTTTATTGATTATTGTAGTTGTTGCTATGGACTTTATGACACAAGTGCAATCACAAATGATGTCCTATCAGTATGATAGTTTGCTTAAAAAAGCAAACTTCCGTGGTCAACAAGGAATGATTAGGTAA
- the infA gene encoding translation initiation factor IF-1 (stimulates the activities of the other two initiation factors, IF-2 and IF-3), with protein MAKEDIIEMQGEILENLPNATFKVKLENGHEVLGFISGKMRMNYIRILPGDKVTVEMTPYDLTKGRITFREK; from the coding sequence ATGGCTAAAGAAGATATCATAGAAATGCAGGGCGAAATTTTAGAAAACCTTCCAAATGCAACTTTTAAAGTTAAGTTAGAAAATGGACATGAGGTTTTGGGTTTTATATCCGGTAAGATGCGTATGAATTACATTCGTATTCTTCCTGGAGATAAAGTTACAGTTGAGATGACGCCTTATGATTTAACCAAAGGCAGAATTACTTTTAGAGAAAAGTAA
- a CDS encoding 30S ribosomal protein S13: MARIAGVNVPDNKHADIALTAIYGIGRTTAQNICKSVGVDAATKIKDLDDAAVEKLRNEIAKYQIEGDLRREVTMNIKRLMDLNCYRGQRHRRGLPVRGQRTKTNARTRKGPIRAIKK; this comes from the coding sequence ATGGCTCGTATAGCAGGTGTAAACGTACCAGACAATAAGCATGCTGATATAGCATTAACAGCTATTTATGGTATTGGAAGAACAACAGCGCAAAACATTTGTAAATCTGTTGGCGTTGATGCGGCAACAAAGATCAAAGATCTAGATGATGCTGCTGTTGAAAAATTAAGAAATGAGATTGCAAAATACCAGATCGAAGGTGATTTAAGAAGAGAAGTTACCATGAATATCAAGCGTCTTATGGATCTTAATTGCTATCGAGGCCAAAGGCATAGAAGAGGGTTGCCTGTAAGAGGCCAAAGAACAAAAACAAATGCACGAACCAGAAAAGGTCCTATTCGTGCTATTAAAAAATAG
- a CDS encoding 30S ribosomal protein S11: MAKSNTRVKKKIKKNVAEGIANVHASFNNTIITITDRQGNALSWATSGGAGFKGSRKSTPFAAQVAAEAAGKAAQEYGVKNVEVRIKGPGPGRESSVRALNSIGLKITAIQDVTPVPHNGCRPPKKRRI; encoded by the coding sequence ATGGCAAAATCTAATACCAGAGTTAAAAAGAAAATTAAAAAGAATGTTGCTGAAGGTATAGCAAACGTTCATGCATCATTTAACAATACAATCATTACTATAACTGATAGACAAGGTAATGCTTTATCTTGGGCTACATCAGGTGGAGCAGGCTTTAAGGGTTCCAGAAAAAGTACACCATTTGCTGCACAGGTAGCGGCCGAGGCAGCTGGTAAAGCTGCTCAAGAGTATGGAGTGAAAAATGTTGAAGTTCGAATCAAAGGCCCAGGCCCAGGAAGAGAATCTTCAGTTCGTGCACTTAATTCAATAGGTTTGAAAATTACAGCTATTCAAGACGTTACACCGGTTCCTCATAACGGCTGTAGACCACCTAAGAAAAGAAGAATTTAA
- a CDS encoding 30S ribosomal protein S4, protein MARNLDPKCKQCRREGEKLFLKGEKCFTDKCGIEKRSYPPGQHGQRRGGRLSDYGVQLREKQKLRKIYGILEKQFRSYYAEADRLKGVTGENLLQLLESRLDNVVYRMGIGVSRSESRQLVRHNSITVNGNRVNIPSYQVKPGDQVAVSEASKNQLRIKAATEAADERGFPEWVEVDVKKLSGTFKNKPQRDDLPPTINESLIVELYSK, encoded by the coding sequence TTGGCAAGAAACCTAGATCCAAAATGTAAACAATGCCGTAGAGAAGGTGAAAAACTTTTTCTAAAAGGTGAAAAATGCTTCACAGACAAATGCGGAATTGAAAAAAGAAGTTATCCTCCTGGTCAACACGGTCAAAGACGTGGTGGAAGATTGTCTGATTATGGCGTGCAATTACGCGAAAAACAAAAGTTAAGAAAAATATACGGTATTTTAGAAAAACAATTCCGTTCATATTATGCAGAAGCAGATCGTCTGAAAGGCGTTACAGGTGAAAATCTTTTACAACTTTTAGAATCGAGACTAGATAATGTTGTTTACAGAATGGGTATTGGAGTTTCAAGATCTGAATCAAGACAGCTTGTGAGACATAATTCAATTACTGTTAATGGTAATAGAGTAAATATTCCATCATATCAAGTAAAACCCGGCGACCAAGTTGCAGTTTCTGAAGCTTCTAAAAACCAGTTAAGAATTAAGGCTGCAACAGAAGCAGCTGATGAAAGAGGTTTTCCGGAGTGGGTTGAGGTTGATGTTAAAAAGCTTTCTGGAACATTCAAAAACAAACCACAAAGAGATGATTTACCACCAACAATTAACGAATCATTAATTGTTGAATTGTATTCAAAATAA
- a CDS encoding DNA-directed RNA polymerase subunit alpha (catalyzes the transcription of DNA into RNA using the four ribonucleoside triphosphates as substrates. Dimerization of the alpha subunit is the first step in the sequential assembly of subunits to form the holoenzyme): MQNSPTEYLKPRIVEVDLINPNRAKVVLEPMERGFGFTLGNALRRVLLSSIPGFAITEVKIDGVVHEYSTIDGVQEDVVDILLNLKKVALKIHDGAEATIHLKKDSEGEVTAADFELPHNVEIVNKDLVIANVNKGGNLNIEAKVEMGRGYQPVPQRVNKDQDNVVGHLMIDASFSPIFKVSYVVESARVEQRTDLDKLIMDVETNGVVDAEQAIRDAARILMGQLSVFANLESELTEVEVQQAPQIDPVLLRPVDDLELTVRSANCLKAENIYYIGDLIQRHENDLLKAPNLGRKSLNEIKDILATKGLSLGMKVDNWPPQGVETN; encoded by the coding sequence ATGCAAAATAGTCCAACAGAGTACTTAAAACCTCGAATTGTTGAAGTTGATTTAATTAATCCAAATAGAGCAAAAGTTGTTCTTGAGCCAATGGAGCGCGGTTTTGGTTTTACATTAGGAAATGCTTTAAGAAGAGTTTTGCTTTCTTCTATCCCTGGATTCGCTATTACAGAAGTAAAAATTGATGGTGTAGTTCATGAATATTCAACAATTGATGGTGTTCAAGAAGATGTGGTTGACATCTTATTAAACTTAAAAAAAGTTGCTCTTAAAATTCATGATGGCGCAGAAGCTACTATCCACTTAAAAAAAGATTCAGAAGGTGAAGTTACTGCAGCTGATTTTGAGCTTCCCCATAACGTTGAAATTGTTAATAAAGATTTAGTAATTGCTAATGTTAATAAAGGCGGCAATCTGAATATTGAAGCTAAAGTTGAAATGGGACGTGGCTATCAACCAGTTCCGCAGCGTGTTAATAAAGATCAGGACAATGTAGTTGGCCATTTAATGATTGATGCTTCTTTCAGCCCAATCTTTAAAGTCAGTTATGTAGTTGAAAGTGCTCGCGTTGAACAAAGAACAGATCTTGATAAGTTAATTATGGATGTCGAAACAAATGGAGTAGTTGATGCAGAACAAGCCATTAGAGATGCAGCAAGAATTTTAATGGGACAATTATCTGTATTTGCAAATTTAGAGAGTGAATTAACTGAGGTTGAAGTACAGCAAGCTCCTCAAATTGATCCAGTTCTTTTAAGACCTGTAGATGATCTTGAATTGACTGTTCGTTCAGCAAACTGCCTAAAAGCAGAAAATATTTATTACATTGGAGATTTAATTCAAAGACACGAAAATGATCTTTTAAAAGCACCAAATCTTGGGAGAAAATCACTCAATGAGATTAAAGACATACTAGCCACGAAAGGCTTATCGCTTGGTATGAAAGTTGATAATTGGCCACCACAAGGTGTTGAAACTAACTAA
- a CDS encoding 50S ribosomal protein L17, producing MRHGNSHRKLNRTSSHRKAMFKNMAASLLANEVIRTTLPKAKELRKYAEPLITLAKESSVHNQRKAFAQLRNDEVVAKLFTEIGPRYKTRNGGYLRILKCGFRKGDNAPMAFVELVDRPLVAEKVEDAPAAEKKSAKPAAEKKAAKPAAEKKAAKPAAEKKSAKPAAEKKAAKPAAEKKAAKPAAEKKSAKPAAEKK from the coding sequence ATGAGACACGGAAACAGTCATAGAAAATTAAATCGAACAAGCAGTCATCGTAAAGCAATGTTTAAAAATATGGCTGCATCTTTGCTTGCTAATGAAGTTATTAGAACAACACTGCCAAAAGCAAAAGAACTTCGTAAGTATGCTGAGCCATTAATTACATTAGCAAAAGAGAGTTCTGTTCATAATCAGAGAAAAGCCTTTGCTCAATTAAGAAATGATGAAGTAGTCGCGAAATTATTTACTGAGATAGGACCAAGATATAAAACACGTAATGGTGGTTATCTAAGAATATTAAAATGTGGTTTCAGAAAAGGTGACAATGCTCCAATGGCATTTGTTGAACTTGTTGATAGACCGCTAGTAGCAGAAAAAGTCGAAGATGCTCCAGCAGCTGAGAAAAAATCAGCTAAACCAGCAGCTGAGAAAAAAGCAGCTAAACCAGCAGCTGAGAAAAAAGCAGCTAAACCAGCAGCTGAGAAAAAATCAGCTAAACCAGCAGCTGAGAAAAAAGCAGCTAAACCAGCAGCTGAGAAAAAAGCAGCTAAACCAGCAGCTGAGAAAAAATCAGCTAAACCAGCAGCTGAGAAAAAATAA